Proteins encoded within one genomic window of Triticum aestivum cultivar Chinese Spring chromosome 2D, IWGSC CS RefSeq v2.1, whole genome shotgun sequence:
- the LOC123049878 gene encoding non-specific lipid-transfer protein 4-like, giving the protein MVQQLALCLPALRNSQSAPTSGCCVGVRNIGMRSPGCVCAFFQSDVFKLAGVKPEVAIAIPKRCGIADCGGNTFP; this is encoded by the exons ATGGTCCAGCAACTGGCTCTGTGCCTCCCGGCGTTGCGCAACTCGCAGTCCGCGCCGACGAGCGGCTGCTGCGTGGGGGTGCGCAACATCGGTATGAGGAGCCCCGGTTGCGTGTGCGCCTTCTTCCAGTCCGACGTCTTCAAACTCGCCGGAGTGAAGCCTGAAGTCGCAATCGCAATCCCCAAGCGCTGTGGCATTGCCGACTGCGGAG GTAACACGTTTCCTTGA